The Agromyces atrinae genome window below encodes:
- a CDS encoding LLM class flavin-dependent oxidoreductase: MDSGRAMTLLVQARGVTDLADLRTRVDRWEALGLDGVVVTDHLFSPGRDRESTPRPPDTFVLLAAIATLSTRLSVGSLVANIGIVHPALVLRHAAQLAALVGGDRVVAGLGAGWNPEEFEALGDTMPGYGERMTRLESAVRFAREQFDAGIASASGSGFVADRVPLSPESSVPPRLLVGGGSERLLRLGGRYADRIDLNAPSSAGRISASDPAGDDGRRRLRTTDTDLLASIDVVRSAARDAGRPMPELSVFVDTVIVTDDTDVAAHEEALCRTRSIEPRSLAECPFVLIGSADAIARSLGSRIARLGLTRVILPDGPHLEALVAARGRAVTTMNRRSEE, translated from the coding sequence GTGGATTCCGGCCGTGCGATGACGCTGCTCGTGCAGGCGCGCGGGGTCACCGACCTCGCCGACCTCCGCACCCGTGTCGACCGGTGGGAGGCGCTCGGCCTCGACGGGGTCGTCGTCACCGATCACCTCTTCTCGCCGGGGCGAGACCGGGAGTCGACGCCGAGACCGCCCGATACCTTCGTGCTGCTCGCGGCCATCGCGACCCTGTCGACCCGGTTGAGCGTCGGCTCGCTCGTCGCCAACATCGGCATCGTCCACCCGGCGCTCGTGCTGCGGCACGCGGCCCAGCTCGCCGCCCTCGTCGGAGGAGACCGCGTCGTCGCGGGCCTCGGCGCGGGCTGGAACCCCGAGGAGTTCGAGGCGCTCGGCGACACGATGCCGGGTTATGGCGAGCGGATGACGCGTCTCGAGTCCGCCGTGCGCTTCGCCCGCGAGCAGTTCGACGCGGGCATCGCATCAGCGAGCGGGAGCGGCTTCGTCGCCGACCGTGTGCCGTTGTCGCCGGAATCGAGTGTTCCGCCACGCCTCCTCGTCGGCGGCGGTTCCGAGCGGCTGCTCCGCCTCGGCGGGCGCTACGCCGACCGCATCGACCTGAACGCTCCGAGCTCGGCGGGCCGCATCAGCGCGAGCGACCCCGCGGGCGACGACGGGCGTCGTCGACTGCGCACCACCGACACCGATCTGCTCGCCTCCATCGACGTCGTGCGCTCGGCCGCGCGCGACGCCGGCCGGCCGATGCCCGAGCTCTCGGTGTTCGTCGACACCGTGATCGTCACGGATGACACGGACGTCGCCGCCCACGAGGAGGCGCTCTGTCGCACGCGGTCGATCGAGCCGCGCTCCCTCGCCGAGTGCCCGTTCGTGCTCATCGGCTCGGCCGACGCGATCGCGCGCTCGCTCGGGTCGCGCATCGCCCGGCTCGGCCTCACCCGCGTCATCCTGCCCGACGGGCCGCATCTCGAGGCGCTCGTCGCCGCGCGCGGCCGGGCCGTCACCACCATGAATCGAAGGAGTGAAGAATGA
- a CDS encoding immunoglobulin-like domain-containing protein — protein MFSRTLAIGAALAVSVSLLSAPVPAVAEPTDGLVAWYELDETSGTVAADSSGHGRNAAIEGAATWNGGSGFTFGGGGASSGNAVKLPDNIIAGLSSVTVALDVWTDPALTGNHFVYNLGNLAVGSPASGSGYLFTTTTPYRATISGQWWNNEKVTTKGQNLQKGIWRHLTYTQTGTTGVLYEDGVEVGRNANVTVTPAQIGNGTTTRNYIGRSAYAADNSFRGVVRDFRIYDRALAADEVGALATAAHQATVDADAAWTETALGDVSAVIANLTLPSSGPAKAAITWSSSNTAVIANNGTVTRPATTAVVDLTATITAGTTSTTRVISVTVPSVANPDQDAVDSAAASLVVHDVDDVRGDLVLPTTATGDVAIAWSSSKPAVISTDGRVSRPAHGEPAATLELTATLTRGEASTVKTFPATVPALPEAVDPEAYLFTYFTDNTIEGEKIYFGASNGNDARNWITLNGAAPVLSSDQGTTGLRDPFIIRSPEGDTFYLIATDLSIGGGTSWDASQRSGSRYIEVWESHDLVNWSEQRHVQVSPENAGNTWAPEAYYDESLGEYVVFWASKLYADNDPNHTLGTHNRMLYATTRDFRTFSDVEVWQDTGVSRIDSTVLKVGDTYHRFTKDEAQQTGCLDIFEETSTDLTAPTTETSESGAWALQETCIGRGAGTAAVEGPTIFAANPGDVNGEGYYLFVDEFGGRKYIPLFSEELGENADWSVPSGYSLPSPAPRHGTILPITAEEQARLFDAYLPAAQSAAPVSVRTALGTPAELPARVAVTFADGSTQDLAVTWDAPSPADYFEREGTVQVSGTVTGFGIAATATIEVVDASGPLQLHYDFSQVTGTTVPDSSPYGNDGVLRGTGASVTGDALNLPGGAANSSAAYVQLPTGMFDGENTLTISAWLKNDTTPGNYAALFFGSASNPPAQYWLLNPRTGSNRFKSVITNSLNAGAPWGTEAGITPTTASNGIAGPITSSAWGLYTTVIEPGSITGYFNGEKIGTVATTRTVSDFGRNLVGYIGRSSYSDIFYKGGIRDLKVYTSALTDSDVAGEYFAGVDDPAAVDAALAADAAALDLGPSTIIADIDLPARGVKGSAITWSSSDPAHLAADGSVTRPTDADASVTLTATLTIGERSTTRDFVFTVLADDPQKDLDFVADGFDLAITHVSSDIVLPTSIDGVDVSWQSSDPQVIAADGSVLRAPDQRAVTLTATFSRGGLTATREYAVTVLAVDTGRLGTYIASGNTTRTDVLHLATSSSTSADDASYAALNNGRGVLYPTLGSQKLGSPDVFRTPGGAFGLVATDDSAGNRIHVFDSTDLVQYTNPRLVAFAPSGVDAARVSVRYDNGRAAYVLSYVNRADSNAYTVETSDFVSFSSPERAASVTAPAAGSFPSGAIETASIALTAAELDRVESKLSRVVNTGVDAFADIEIAAGESFELPGSAVGRYSSGSTSNLPVEWSADDAANVDTATPGTYTVEGTVSAKTYSDPLVERRADPDVTLGDDGWYYFTGSYPMTRADDPDGYDRVILRRAETIEGLKTAEEVTIWHENTSSELNRFIWAPELTKIGDDWYVLFTAARGGGVWDIRPAILKFTGDEFGGEAAMDPANWTSLGQMVAAPGDTEAFTHFSLDMTYFEAGGKHYVVWAEKPAGGSTLRMAEIDPANPRQLTTPSILLSAPEFAWEKGNGDAIDEGPAVIVNNGRILLAFSASTVDDKYCVGLLYADEGADLMDRSAWTKVGYPLLTSADVPGQVGPGHNSFTVDELGNPVIVYHSRTVNDSSLPGEATDAGLFDPRRHARAATVHWDVDGMPVFTLTEAEQLDPANADTQVRVVVTGDDVDPVDPVVSASVTPASPDGDEGWYRQAVTVELSVIEGATADIEYRVDAGEWVTYSAPVTVTADGSHVVEARAVVANEPVADSDARVEFAIDATAPVATATVTPESGAVDLGETASVTFTGRDTGSGVRVVEYRVDGGAWIAAEGELSIAELGSHLVEYRATDRAGNVSAVSSTTVVVRDIERVAEIDLASPTVRAGESVSFTASGFDAGERVDVTLYSDPILLGSVTADADGLIEASLLVPADVPPGEHTLRVAGAESGASGEAALTVLAAAVPGGPGTPGAPGTPGGVALTGIELLPGIALALMLLVSGGLLWFGRRRSRLS, from the coding sequence ATGTTTTCTCGCACCCTCGCGATCGGGGCCGCGCTCGCGGTCTCCGTGAGCCTGCTCAGCGCGCCCGTGCCCGCGGTCGCCGAGCCGACGGATGGCCTCGTCGCCTGGTACGAGCTCGACGAGACGAGCGGCACGGTCGCCGCCGACTCGTCGGGTCACGGACGCAACGCCGCCATCGAGGGTGCAGCGACCTGGAACGGCGGCTCCGGCTTCACCTTCGGCGGAGGAGGGGCATCGAGCGGCAACGCCGTGAAGCTGCCCGACAACATCATCGCGGGCCTCTCCTCCGTCACCGTCGCCCTCGACGTCTGGACCGACCCGGCACTCACGGGCAACCACTTCGTCTACAACCTCGGCAACCTCGCCGTCGGCTCGCCTGCCTCGGGCTCGGGCTACCTCTTCACGACCACGACGCCGTACCGCGCGACGATCTCGGGCCAGTGGTGGAACAACGAGAAGGTCACCACCAAGGGCCAGAACCTCCAGAAGGGCATCTGGCGCCACCTCACGTACACGCAGACCGGTACGACGGGCGTGCTCTACGAAGACGGCGTCGAGGTCGGCCGCAACGCGAACGTCACGGTGACGCCCGCGCAGATCGGCAACGGCACGACGACCCGCAACTACATCGGTCGCTCGGCCTACGCCGCCGACAACTCGTTCCGCGGCGTGGTGCGCGACTTCCGCATCTACGACCGCGCGCTCGCGGCCGATGAGGTCGGTGCGCTCGCGACCGCGGCCCACCAGGCGACCGTCGACGCGGATGCCGCGTGGACCGAGACCGCCCTCGGCGATGTCAGCGCCGTGATCGCGAACCTCACGCTGCCGTCATCCGGCCCCGCGAAGGCCGCGATCACGTGGTCGTCGTCGAACACGGCCGTCATCGCGAACAACGGAACCGTCACGCGCCCCGCGACGACCGCCGTCGTCGACCTCACCGCCACGATCACGGCGGGCACGACCTCGACCACGCGCGTCATCTCGGTCACCGTGCCCTCCGTCGCGAACCCCGACCAGGACGCCGTCGACTCCGCCGCAGCATCGCTCGTCGTCCACGACGTCGACGACGTGCGCGGCGACCTCGTGCTGCCGACCACCGCGACGGGCGACGTCGCCATCGCCTGGTCGTCGTCGAAGCCCGCCGTCATCTCGACCGACGGACGCGTCTCGCGCCCCGCCCACGGCGAGCCCGCCGCGACGCTCGAACTCACCGCGACGCTCACGCGCGGGGAGGCGTCGACCGTGAAGACGTTCCCGGCGACGGTTCCCGCCCTGCCCGAGGCCGTCGACCCCGAGGCCTACCTCTTCACGTACTTCACCGACAACACGATCGAGGGCGAGAAGATCTACTTCGGCGCCTCGAACGGCAACGACGCCCGCAACTGGATCACCCTCAACGGCGCGGCGCCCGTGCTGTCATCGGATCAGGGAACCACGGGTCTGCGCGACCCGTTCATCATCCGCTCGCCCGAGGGCGACACCTTCTACCTCATCGCGACCGACCTCTCGATCGGAGGCGGCACGAGCTGGGACGCCTCGCAGCGCAGCGGCAGCCGCTACATCGAGGTGTGGGAATCGCACGACCTCGTGAACTGGTCGGAGCAGCGCCACGTGCAGGTCTCGCCCGAGAACGCAGGCAACACCTGGGCGCCCGAGGCCTATTACGACGAGTCGCTCGGCGAGTACGTCGTCTTCTGGGCGTCGAAGCTCTACGCCGACAACGACCCGAACCACACGCTGGGCACCCACAACCGCATGCTCTACGCGACGACGCGCGACTTCCGCACGTTCAGCGACGTCGAGGTCTGGCAGGACACCGGGGTCTCCCGCATCGACTCGACCGTGCTCAAGGTCGGCGACACGTACCACCGCTTCACGAAGGACGAGGCGCAGCAGACCGGCTGCCTCGACATCTTCGAAGAGACCTCGACCGACCTGACGGCTCCCACGACCGAGACGTCCGAGTCGGGCGCCTGGGCGCTGCAGGAGACCTGCATCGGCCGCGGAGCCGGCACCGCCGCCGTCGAGGGACCGACGATCTTCGCCGCGAACCCCGGCGACGTCAACGGTGAGGGCTACTACCTCTTCGTCGACGAGTTCGGCGGGCGCAAGTACATCCCGCTCTTCTCTGAGGAGCTCGGCGAGAACGCCGACTGGTCGGTGCCGAGCGGCTACTCGCTTCCGTCGCCCGCACCGCGTCACGGCACGATCCTGCCGATCACGGCCGAGGAGCAGGCCCGTCTCTTCGACGCCTACCTGCCCGCGGCGCAGTCGGCCGCTCCCGTGTCGGTGCGCACGGCCCTCGGCACCCCCGCCGAGCTGCCCGCCCGCGTCGCCGTGACCTTCGCCGACGGTTCGACCCAGGACCTCGCCGTCACGTGGGACGCCCCCTCGCCCGCCGACTACTTCGAGCGTGAGGGCACCGTCCAGGTGTCGGGCACGGTCACCGGCTTCGGCATCGCGGCGACCGCGACGATCGAGGTCGTCGACGCGAGCGGACCCCTGCAGCTGCACTACGACTTCTCGCAGGTCACCGGCACGACCGTGCCCGACTCGTCGCCCTACGGCAACGACGGCGTGCTCCGCGGAACCGGCGCGAGCGTCACGGGCGACGCGCTGAACCTCCCCGGCGGCGCGGCCAACAGCAGCGCGGCCTACGTGCAGCTTCCGACGGGCATGTTCGACGGCGAGAACACGCTGACGATCTCGGCGTGGCTGAAGAACGACACGACGCCCGGCAACTACGCGGCGCTGTTCTTCGGTTCGGCCTCGAACCCGCCCGCCCAGTACTGGCTGCTCAACCCGCGCACCGGCTCGAACCGCTTCAAGTCGGTCATCACGAACTCGCTCAACGCGGGCGCACCGTGGGGCACCGAGGCCGGCATCACGCCGACGACGGCGAGCAACGGCATCGCCGGACCGATCACGTCGTCGGCCTGGGGCCTCTACACGACCGTCATCGAACCCGGATCGATCACCGGCTACTTCAACGGTGAGAAGATCGGCACGGTCGCGACCACCCGAACGGTGAGCGACTTCGGACGCAACCTCGTCGGCTACATCGGCCGCTCGTCGTACTCCGACATCTTCTACAAGGGAGGGATCCGCGACCTGAAGGTCTACACGAGCGCACTCACCGATTCGGATGTCGCGGGCGAGTACTTCGCCGGAGTCGACGACCCCGCGGCCGTCGATGCGGCTCTCGCCGCCGATGCCGCGGCACTCGACCTCGGACCGTCGACGATCATCGCCGACATCGACCTGCCGGCGCGCGGAGTGAAGGGATCGGCGATCACGTGGTCGTCGAGCGACCCCGCGCACCTCGCCGCCGACGGCTCGGTCACGCGGCCGACGGATGCCGATGCGAGCGTCACCCTCACGGCGACCCTCACGATCGGCGAGCGCAGCACGACGCGCGACTTCGTCTTCACCGTGCTCGCCGACGACCCGCAGAAGGACCTCGACTTCGTCGCCGACGGTTTCGACCTCGCGATCACGCACGTGTCGAGCGACATCGTGCTGCCGACGAGCATCGACGGAGTCGACGTCTCGTGGCAGTCATCCGACCCCCAGGTCATCGCGGCCGACGGATCGGTGCTGCGCGCACCCGACCAGCGAGCGGTGACCCTCACCGCGACGTTCAGCCGCGGCGGCCTCACGGCGACGCGCGAGTACGCCGTCACGGTGCTCGCCGTCGACACGGGCCGACTCGGCACGTACATCGCCTCGGGCAACACGACGCGCACCGACGTGCTGCACCTCGCGACGTCGTCGTCGACCTCGGCGGATGACGCGAGCTACGCCGCGCTCAACAACGGACGCGGCGTGCTCTACCCGACGCTCGGTTCGCAGAAACTCGGCTCGCCCGACGTGTTCCGCACCCCCGGCGGGGCCTTCGGACTCGTCGCGACCGACGACTCGGCGGGCAACCGCATCCACGTCTTCGACTCGACCGATCTCGTGCAGTACACGAACCCGCGCCTCGTCGCCTTCGCCCCCTCGGGCGTCGACGCCGCACGCGTCTCGGTGCGCTACGACAACGGCCGCGCCGCCTACGTGCTGAGCTACGTGAACCGCGCCGACTCGAACGCCTACACGGTCGAGACGAGCGACTTCGTCTCGTTCTCGTCGCCCGAGCGCGCGGCATCCGTCACCGCCCCGGCGGCCGGGTCGTTCCCGTCGGGCGCGATCGAGACGGCGAGCATCGCGCTCACCGCCGCCGAACTCGACCGCGTCGAGTCGAAACTCAGCCGCGTCGTGAACACGGGCGTCGACGCGTTCGCCGACATCGAGATCGCCGCGGGCGAGTCGTTCGAGCTGCCGGGCAGCGCCGTCGGGCGCTACTCGAGCGGATCGACGTCGAACCTGCCCGTCGAGTGGTCGGCGGATGACGCCGCGAACGTCGACACGGCGACGCCCGGCACCTACACGGTCGAGGGCACGGTCTCGGCGAAGACGTACTCCGACCCGCTCGTCGAGCGTCGAGCCGACCCCGACGTGACCCTCGGCGACGACGGCTGGTACTACTTCACCGGCTCGTACCCGATGACCCGCGCCGACGACCCCGACGGCTACGACCGCGTCATCCTGCGCCGTGCCGAGACGATCGAGGGTCTGAAGACGGCCGAGGAAGTGACGATCTGGCACGAGAACACGAGCTCGGAGCTCAACCGCTTCATCTGGGCTCCCGAGCTCACGAAGATCGGCGACGACTGGTACGTGCTCTTCACGGCCGCTCGTGGCGGGGGAGTGTGGGACATCCGACCCGCGATCCTCAAGTTCACGGGTGACGAGTTCGGCGGCGAGGCCGCGATGGACCCGGCCAACTGGACGAGCCTCGGCCAGATGGTCGCGGCGCCCGGCGACACCGAGGCGTTCACGCACTTCTCGCTCGACATGACCTACTTCGAGGCCGGCGGCAAGCACTACGTCGTCTGGGCCGAGAAGCCGGCGGGCGGTTCGACGCTCCGCATGGCCGAGATCGACCCCGCGAACCCGCGCCAGCTGACGACCCCGTCGATCCTGCTGTCGGCTCCCGAGTTCGCGTGGGAGAAGGGCAACGGCGACGCCATCGACGAGGGCCCCGCGGTCATCGTGAACAACGGGCGCATCCTGCTCGCGTTCTCGGCGTCGACGGTCGACGACAAGTACTGCGTCGGACTGCTCTACGCCGACGAGGGCGCCGACCTCATGGACCGGTCCGCCTGGACGAAGGTCGGCTACCCGCTCCTCACGAGCGCCGACGTCCCCGGACAGGTCGGCCCCGGCCACAACTCGTTCACGGTCGACGAGCTCGGCAACCCCGTGATCGTCTACCACTCGCGTACGGTGAACGACTCGTCGCTCCCCGGTGAGGCGACGGATGCCGGTCTCTTCGACCCGCGCCGCCACGCGCGTGCGGCGACCGTGCACTGGGACGTCGACGGCATGCCCGTCTTCACCCTCACCGAAGCCGAGCAGCTCGACCCGGCGAACGCCGACACCCAGGTGCGCGTGGTCGTCACGGGCGACGACGTCGACCCGGTCGACCCCGTCGTCTCGGCGAGTGTCACTCCCGCCTCGCCCGACGGCGACGAGGGCTGGTACCGCCAGGCGGTCACGGTCGAGCTCTCGGTCATCGAGGGTGCGACGGCCGACATCGAGTACCGCGTGGATGCGGGCGAGTGGGTCACCTACTCGGCCCCCGTCACGGTCACGGCCGACGGATCGCACGTCGTCGAGGCGCGCGCCGTCGTGGCGAACGAGCCCGTGGCCGACTCGGATGCACGGGTCGAGTTCGCGATCGATGCGACCGCGCCCGTGGCGACCGCGACGGTGACGCCCGAGTCGGGCGCCGTCGATCTCGGTGAGACCGCGAGCGTGACGTTCACGGGCCGCGACACGGGCTCGGGCGTGCGCGTCGTCGAGTACCGCGTCGACGGTGGAGCGTGGATCGCCGCCGAGGGCGAGCTCTCGATCGCGGAGCTCGGCTCGCACCTCGTCGAGTACCGTGCCACCGACCGGGCCGGCAACGTCTCGGCCGTCTCGAGCACGACGGTCGTCGTGCGGGACATCGAGCGCGTCGCCGAGATCGACCTCGCGTCGCCGACGGTGCGCGCCGGTGAGTCCGTGTCGTTCACCGCGTCGGGCTTCGATGCGGGCGAGCGCGTCGACGTGACGCTCTACTCCGACCCGATCCTGCTCGGATCGGTGACGGCCGACGCCGACGGACTCATCGAGGCATCGCTCCTCGTGCCCGCCGACGTCCCGCCGGGCGAGCACACGCTGCGCGTCGCGGGTGCGGAGTCGGGTGCGTCGGGCGAGGCCGCGCTCACCGTGCTCGCCGCCGCGGTGCCGGGTGGGCCGGGCACGCCGGGTGCGCCGGGAACGCCGGGCGGAGTCGCCCTCACGGGTATCGAGCTGCTGCCGGGCATCGCGCTCGCGCTCATGCTGCTCGTCTCGGGCGGACTGCTCTGGTTCGGACGCCGCCGCTCACGCCTGAGCTGA
- a CDS encoding 3-hydroxyacyl-CoA dehydrogenase family protein gives MIEKIESVAVVGAGYMGGGIAQSLAIRGIDVVIADVDAAATRAARERLLRESEEFEAKGMFAAGSTDALESSLTIAASIEEAAERVDFIEEAVFEVPGVKHEVLARISAVARPDAIIGSNTSTIPVHVMETAVTGPERFLIVHWSNPAPFIPGVELVTGAHTDRAVIPVVKDLLARAGRESAEVADVPGFVLNRLQYILLKEALSIVDEGVATPEDVDTIVRTTFGFRLPFFGPFAIADMAGLDVYEKGFAILESGLGERFATPPLLTRTVEAGGHGTKNGRGFTGEHSPEEVARIVEYRAEAYARLQALLADLGPSPFTPGPRGR, from the coding sequence ATGATCGAGAAGATCGAGTCCGTCGCCGTCGTCGGAGCGGGCTACATGGGGGGCGGGATCGCCCAGTCACTCGCCATTCGAGGTATCGACGTCGTCATCGCCGACGTCGACGCGGCCGCGACGCGTGCCGCCCGGGAGCGCCTGCTGCGAGAATCGGAGGAGTTCGAGGCGAAGGGGATGTTCGCGGCCGGGAGCACCGATGCCCTCGAGTCATCCCTCACCATCGCCGCGTCGATCGAGGAGGCCGCCGAACGGGTGGACTTCATCGAGGAGGCCGTGTTCGAGGTGCCCGGCGTCAAGCACGAGGTGCTCGCGCGCATCTCGGCGGTCGCCCGGCCCGACGCGATCATCGGCAGCAATACCTCGACGATCCCCGTGCACGTCATGGAGACGGCGGTCACCGGGCCCGAGCGCTTCCTCATCGTGCACTGGAGCAACCCTGCGCCGTTCATCCCCGGGGTCGAGCTCGTCACCGGTGCGCACACCGATCGGGCCGTCATCCCCGTCGTCAAGGATCTGCTCGCCCGCGCCGGTCGGGAGAGCGCCGAGGTCGCCGACGTACCGGGCTTCGTGCTCAACCGGCTGCAGTACATCCTGCTGAAGGAGGCGCTGTCGATCGTCGACGAGGGCGTCGCGACTCCCGAGGACGTCGACACGATCGTGCGCACGACCTTCGGGTTCCGGCTGCCGTTCTTCGGGCCCTTCGCGATCGCCGACATGGCCGGACTCGACGTCTACGAGAAGGGCTTCGCCATCCTCGAATCGGGCCTCGGCGAGCGATTCGCGACGCCGCCGCTGTTGACCCGCACGGTCGAGGCCGGCGGGCACGGTACCAAGAACGGCCGCGGGTTCACGGGCGAGCACTCGCCCGAGGAGGTCGCACGCATCGTCGAGTACCGCGCCGAGGCGTACGCACGCCTGCAGGCGCTGCTCGCCGACCTCGGCCCGTCGCCGTTCACGCCGGGCCCCCGCGGTCGGTGA
- a CDS encoding FBP domain-containing protein: MRRASGEPAKRADDAATTDDAGERTPHQRRAPVRRLDTVRPLTEDEIRASFVNGSADELEHLALPVRIMLTEWENVDVVGWRDPKARQRGYLLVERDGEVNGIVVRAAETTMPRGRSAQCSLCHTLQPADQVSLFSARRAGPAGERGDSVGTYICADLSCSDTVHLPTPLTPLEVRARGTARSAGLARRAAGFVGSVIGS; the protein is encoded by the coding sequence GTGAGGCGCGCGTCAGGCGAGCCGGCGAAGCGAGCGGATGACGCGGCGACGACGGATGACGCGGGCGAACGCACTCCCCACCAGCGCCGCGCACCGGTACGTAGACTCGATACCGTGCGCCCCTTGACCGAAGACGAGATCCGCGCGTCGTTCGTGAACGGCTCGGCCGATGAGCTCGAGCACCTCGCGCTGCCCGTGCGCATCATGCTCACCGAGTGGGAGAACGTCGACGTCGTCGGCTGGCGTGACCCGAAGGCCCGGCAGCGCGGCTACCTCCTCGTCGAACGCGACGGCGAAGTGAACGGCATCGTCGTGCGCGCGGCGGAGACCACGATGCCGCGCGGGCGCAGCGCCCAGTGCTCGCTCTGCCACACGCTGCAGCCCGCCGATCAGGTCTCGCTGTTCTCGGCCCGTCGCGCGGGCCCCGCCGGCGAGCGCGGCGACTCCGTCGGAACCTACATCTGCGCCGACCTCTCGTGCTCCGACACGGTGCACCTGCCCACTCCGCTCACCCCTCTCGAGGTGCGCGCACGGGGAACCGCCCGCTCCGCCGGCCTCGCACGCCGTGCAGCGGGCTTCGTCGGCTCCGTGATCGGCTCCTGA